A genome region from Anastrepha ludens isolate Willacy chromosome 3, idAnaLude1.1, whole genome shotgun sequence includes the following:
- the LOC128859122 gene encoding vinculin, producing the protein MPVFHTKTIESILDPVAQQVSRLVILHEEAEDGNAMPDLSRPVQVVSAAVANLVKVGRETINSSDDKILKQEMPASLQRVETASQLLEEASDMLRADPYSGPARKKLIEGSRGILQGTSSLLLCFDESEVRKIIQECKRVLDYLAIAEVINTMEDLVQFLKDLSPCLSKVSREVGAREKELTHQVHSEILVRCLEQVKILAPILICSMKVYIHIVEQQGKGAEEAAENRNYLASRMSDEIQEIIRVLQLTTYDEDTSELDNLTVLKKLSNAINNKSELANDWLSNPYALKGGVGEKALRQIIDNANEISERCLPQDAYPIRRMVDEIAAMTNSLCELRQDGKGTSPQAESLARAIRGKLGDLQSLVRNAVVGVDKAGLQQTAHTIQGRLEQAVKWLQHPEINDGGLGERAINLIVEEGRKVAEGCPGHQKAEIMQLCDEVERLKRQAAGNTPAAKEAAKQLTHKLHELKAAVQNALVNRIVQDFMDVSTPLKQFTEAVMLPEGTPGREQNFNQKSNNLQAFSDRASKTSRMVAAGGACGNKKIAEILLSSASQVDSMTPQLVNAGRIRMNYPASKAADEHLQNLKQQYADTVLRMRTLCDQATDPSEFIKTSEEHMQMYAKLCEDAIIAKQPQKMVDNTSNIARLINRVLLVAKQEADNSEDPVFTQKLNAAANRLESSLPAMVGDAKRVATNINDPAAAQAWKSSFQRLLGDVREVRSAIAPSPPPLPTSLPPPIPELSALHISNQNAERAPPRPPLPREGLVPARPPPPETDDEDEGVFRTMPHANQPILIAARGLHQEVRQWSSKDNEIIAAAKRMAILMARLSELVLSDSRGSKRELIATAKKIAEASEDVTRLAKELARQCTDRRIRTNLLQVCERIPTIGTQLKILSTVKATMLGAQGSDEDREATEMLVGNAQNLMQSVKETVRAAEGASIKIRSDQTSNRLQWVRRQPWYQY; encoded by the exons atgcccgtttttcatacaaaaaccaTCGAGAGCATTTTAGATCCTGTTGCTCAACAG GTCTCCCGTCTCGTCATCCTCCACGAAGAAGCCGAAGATGGCAATGCTATGCCCGATCTCAGCCGTCCGGTACAAGTTGTATCGGCAGCTGTGGCCAATCTCGTTAAGGTGGGTCGCGAGACCATTAACAGTTCGGACGATAAGATCCTGAAGCAGGAGATGCCCGCATCGTTGCAGCGCGTCGAGACTGCCTCGCAGTTGCTGGAGGAGGCTTCCGATATGTTACGAGCCGATCCCTATTCGGGACCTGCGCGTAAAAAACTGATTGAAGGAAGTCGCGGTATACTGCAAGGCACCTCCTCGCTGCTGCTCTGCTTCGACGAGTCTGAGGTACGCAAGATTATACAGGAGTGTAAAAGGGTGCTCGATTATTTGGCTATTGCCGAAGTGATAAATACCATGGAAGATTTGGTGCAATTCCTCAAGGACCTCTCACCATGCCTAAGCAAGGTGTCACGTGAAGTGGGCGCACGTGAAAAGGAGCTGACACATCAGGTGCATAGCGAGATTTTGGTGCGCTGCTTGGAGCAAGTCAAAATATTGGCTCCTATACTCATTTGCAGCATGAAAGTTTACATACACATTGTCGAGCAACAGGGAAAGGGTGCGGAAGAGGCAGCCGAGAATCGCAATTACTTGGCATCGCGCATGAGCGATGAAATACAGGAGATTATACGCGTTCTACAGTTGACAACCTATGACGAGGATACCAGCGAATTGGATAATCTGACGGTGCTGAAGAAACTCAGCAATGCCATCAATAATAAGTCTGAGCTGGCCAACGATTGGCTATCGAATCCGTACGCACTGAAGGGGGGCGTTGGCGAAAAGGCACTGCGCCAGATAATCGACAATGCGAATGAAATCTCAGAGCGGTGTTTGCCGCAAGACGCGTATCCCATCAGACGCATGGTTGACGAGATCGCCGCTATGACGAACAGTTTGTGCGAACTGCGTCAGGATGGCAAAGGCACCTCACCACAGGCCGAGTCATTGGCGCGCGCAATACGCGGGAAGCTCGGCGATTTGCAATCGCTGGTACGCAACGCGGTCGTAGGTGTTGACAAGGCGGGTTTGCAACAAACCGCGCACACAATACAGGGCCGCCTGGAGCAGGCCGTTAAATGGCTGCAGCATCCAGAGATCAACGATGGTGGCTTGGGTGAACGTGCTATCAATTTAATCGTTGAGGAGGGACGCAAAGTCGCCGAAGGTTGCCCGGGTCATCAAAAGGCGGAAATCATGCAACTCTGTGATGAGGTGGAGCGCCTCAAGCGCCAGGCGGCGGGCAATACACCTGCCGCTAAGGAGGCTGCAAAGCAGTTGACACACAAACTGCACGAGCTGAAGGCTGCCGTACAGAATGCATTGGTCAATCGCATCGTGCAGGACTTCATGGACGTCAGCACGCCACTGAAGCAGTTCACTGAGGCGGTTATGCTGCCCGAGGGTACACCGGGCCGTGAACAAAACTTCAACCAGAAATCGAACAATTTACAAGCTTTCAGCGATCGCGCCTCAAAGACGTCGCGCATGGTGGCCGCGGGGGGCGCTTGCGGGAACAAAAAGATTGCCGAAATTCTACTCTCCTCGGCGTCGCAAGTGGACTCTATGACGCCACAACTCGTCAACGCCGGCCGCATACGCATGAACTATCCCGCCAGCAAGGCAGCTGACGAGCATTTACAAAACTTGAAACAACAATACGCCGACACTGTACTGCGCATGCGTACACTCTGCGATCAAGCCACCGATCCGAGCGAGTTTATCAAAACCTCCGAAGAACACATGCAAATGTATGCGAAGTTGTGTGAGGATGCAATTATAGCTAAGCAGCCGCAGAAAATGGTGGACAATACATCGAATATAGCGCGCTTGATCAATCGCGTGCTGCTTGTGGCTAAGCAGGAAGCGGACAACTCGGAAGATCCAGTATTTACGCAAAAGCTGAATGCGGCTGCAAACAGACTAGAGAGCTCGCTGCCCGCGATGGTGGGCGATGCGAAGCGCGTGGCGACAAACATCAATGATCCAGCCGCAGCGCAGGCGTGGAAGTCATCATTCCAGCGG CTACTGGGTGATGTGCGCGAAGTGCGCTCTGCTATTGCGCCATCGCCACCACCACTGCCCACCTCACTACCACCACCGATACCGGAACTCAGCGCACTACATATCTCCAATCAAAATG CCGAGCGCGCCCCACCACGTCCTCCATTGCCACGCGAAGGGCTAGTGCCCGCGCGCCCACCACCGCCAGAGACCGATGACGAGGACGAGGGCGTATTCCGCACAATGCCACATGCCAACCAACCAATTTTG ATTGCCGCGCGCGGCCTTCATCAAGAAGTACGCCAATGGTCGTCGAAGGACAATGAAATCATTGCTGCCGCCAAACGTATGGCCATACTTATGGCACGTCTCAGCGAGCTGGTACTATCTGATTCGCGGGGCAGCAAACGTGAATTGATTGCCACCGCCAAAAAGATCGCCGAAGCGTCCGAGGACGTGACACGTCTGGCGAAAGAACTCGCACGTCAGTGCACAGATCGACGCATACGTACCAATTTGCTGCAGGTGTGCGAGCGTATACCTACCATTGGTACGCAGCTGAAGATTTTGTCGACAGTCAAGGCGACTATGTTGGGTGCGCAAGGCTCGGATGAGGATCGCGAGGCGACAGAGATGTTGGTGGGCAACGCACAGAATCTGATGCAGAGT GTCAAAGAAACAGTGCGCGCGGCGGAGGGCGCCAGCATCAAAATCCGTTCGGATCAAACCAGCAATCGTCTGCAATGGGTGCGTCGTCAGCCGTGGTACCAATACTAG